AACAGGGTGTGCTTGACGAAGCTCTGGGTCTCTTCCTTGAACGCCGCCCCCAGATCCATTGTGAACTCCGGAAAGACGGTCACGTCTTTTTGCATTCGATCGACACTGGAGACCTGCATCCATTCGACAAAGAACTGCGCCATTCGATCCTGGGCCATCGGGTTGTTGGCGGCGAGTAGACGCTGCGCCTGCGCGGCCACCTGGGCCGGCGTGCGCAGGGTGTCCTGCTGCGCCGCCGTGAAGAGGGCCGCGTCAGGCATGGACCCGATGAGGAAATAAGACAGGCGCGAGGCCATCTCCCACGAGGTTAGCGGAACGGTCGACGCGGTCGCGGGCGCCGCCGGGTCACCAAACTCGGCCCGATAAAGGAAGCCGGGGGACAGCAGGATGGTTTGCAAGACCATCTGCACGCTGGTGGGGACGTCGAAATCGGCGCGGCCCTTGGTGTAGACCGCCGCCAGGCTATCGATTTCGGGCGCGGTCAGCGGGCGGCGCCAGGCGCGCTGGCCGAACTGGGTGACGAAGCTGCGCACGCAGACATCTTCGTTCCCCGTCGGATCACAGCCGAGAAGCGTGTTCAGATTTTTGATCGCCGTTGCCGACAGCGCCTCGGCGGCCCCCAGATACTCTTGCGCCAAGGTGGTGTCGACGTTCTGCGTGTCGGCGTTGTTGGTGAATCCATCCGCCAGGGTGTCCGGTTCGAATTGCAACGCAGGCTGGCTGGTGTCGCCGAGCAGCGCCAGCACGGTGTTGTTGTATTCGATCCGCGTGAGCCGCCGCAGCGGCGATCTTCCCGGTACCAGCGCCAGGCTGGTCGTCCCGCCCGCGCCGTTGTTGCCGCCGACGCCATTGTTGCCGCCGCCGTTGTTGCCGCCGGCTGGAACCGCCGAGGAGGTCCCCGGCCGCGGACCGATGGTTCCCGTGCAGGCCGTGCCGGCGACGCTCGCCAGAGCAATCGCCGCCAAGGCAACCAGATTTCGCAAAGGGAGCGTCCTTTTCATGCTTCGCCAGTACAAAGGTTGTGCAGGCGGGAAAAGCGGCGCACTTTTTCGGACCACCGCCGATGGCGGTCCGATCGGAGGGCGCTCTGCGTCAGGCGGCCAGCCGCTGTGGCCGCCATTGCCGCCGTCCGGCGGCGGTCACGCAGACGTGGTAAAGCCGAGCTCCTGCGGTGCGAGCCTTTGTTCTCACAAGCTACGGGGGACCTGAGCACACGGTCCTGACCGACGTGCCGCAGCCGTCGCCCCGGGCCGGAGAGCTTTTGATCCGCGTCCGCGCCGCCGGTCTCAACCCCGTGGACTACAAGACGCGCGCCGGTAGGCTGAGGGTCATTCGTCGCTATCCGCTCCCGATCGTGATGGGCAACGAGCTCTCGGGCGTCGTCGAGGACCTGGGCCCGGGAGCGAGGCGCTTCGCCAAGGGCGACCGGGTGTTCGCGCGAGTGGACAGGGACACGATGGGCGCGCTTGCCGAGCTCGCGGTGGTCCACGAAGAGCACGTGGCGCGCATGCCGACTTCGGTGGACTTCCCGGCTGCGGCGGCCGTCCCGCTCGCGGCGCTCACCGCGCTGCAGGCGCTTCGCGACGAATTGCACGTGAGAGCCGGCCAGCGCGTGTTCATCCCCGGCGGCGCAGGCGGAGTCGGTACCTTCGCGATCCAGATCGCCAAGCTTCTGGGTGCCCACGTCGCGACGACGGCGTCCCCCCGGGGCCAGGCACTGGTCGCGCGACTTGGCGCCGATGTGGTGATCGACTACACGCGCCAGCGCTTCGAGGAGAAAGTGTCGGGCTACGACTCCGCGTTCGATCTTTTGGGCGGCGACACGCTGGCGCGTCTGTGGTCGACGCTCAAGCCAGGTGGACGTGTCGTCTCGATCGCCGGCAGACCGGAACCCGTCACGGCGCGCAAGGATCTGAAGCGTGGCAGCGGCCTCGCGGCGCTGTTCTGGATCGCCAGCCTGACGACGCGCTTTCGCGCCGCTCGCCGCGGCATCAGCTATCGCTATCTGTTCATGCACCCGAGCGGCGCCGACCTTGCCTACCTGGCCTCGCTCATCGACGACAAGAAGCTCGAAGTCATCATCGACCGCGTCTTCCCCTTCGCCGAGGTCAAAGAGGCGGTGGCCTATCTGGAAACCGGCCACGCCAAAGGCAAGGTCGTGGTGGCCATGAACTGATGGGCAGCGACGGCCGGCGAGAAAAGCCCGATAAGGGTCAACAGCTTTTCGGAAAATGGCGATCGGGCGTCACGGCAGCCTAGAAGTTGAGAGAGAATCCCTTGGAAAAGGTGCGACTTGTTCGCACCTGGCTGGACGCCCGGCGATGATTATCGTCGGCCGTCGTGATGATCCTTGGTTCTTTAATAGTGGCCCTGGCGGCCCCCACTGCGATGCCAGACGCGACCCAGTCGGATCAGCAAGCCCGCGCGCTGTTCAATCGCGCCGAGATCAACTTCAATCTGGGACGTTTCCGCGCGGCGATGGCCGACTATCAACTGGCTTATCAAGCCGAACCTCTGCCGGGATTCGTCTTCAACATCGCGCAGTGCTATCGCAACCTGGACGACTACGACCGGGCCGGCTTTTTCTTCCGCCGCTACTTGGCGCTGGATCGCTCGTCGCCTCGCCGGGCCCAGGTCGAAGCGCTGATCAGCGAGATGGAGTCGCGAAAAAAGACGGGCGGCGATCCGGCGCTCGCGTTGGCTGACGTTCGCCCCCCGCCGACCGCGGATCGGCTGCCAATCTCGCTGGACGAAGCGCCGAACGGCGGCGTCGCCGCCGGCCAGGACGATCGCCCTGGCGTTTTTCGTCGTAGGTGGTTTTGGGCCACCG
Above is a genomic segment from Polyangia bacterium containing:
- a CDS encoding DUF1592 domain-containing protein; translation: MKRTLPLRNLVALAAIALASVAGTACTGTIGPRPGTSSAVPAGGNNGGGNNGVGGNNGAGGTTSLALVPGRSPLRRLTRIEYNNTVLALLGDTSQPALQFEPDTLADGFTNNADTQNVDTTLAQEYLGAAEALSATAIKNLNTLLGCDPTGNEDVCVRSFVTQFGQRAWRRPLTAPEIDSLAAVYTKGRADFDVPTSVQMVLQTILLSPGFLYRAEFGDPAAPATASTVPLTSWEMASRLSYFLIGSMPDAALFTAAQQDTLRTPAQVAAQAQRLLAANNPMAQDRMAQFFVEWMQVSSVDRMQKDVTVFPEFTMDLGAAFKEETQSFVKHTLFGGPGDLGTLLTAPYSYGPAAVANLYGLPPPTGGGDSRFDLDPSQRAGLLTQPAFLATFAKADTTEPVQRGKFVRESVLCGVVPAPPPNANITPPVVTPGTTARQRFTQHRSDPVCATCHALMDPIGLTMENFDGVGKWRDQEGGLPIDVSGELSGTDVDGPFVGAVALAKKLAGSDQVSACMVKQFFRFGFGRFETTDDDPTIQKLASQFQSNKRQILDLAVAMTQTPAFLQLQVVH
- a CDS encoding NADP-dependent oxidoreductase, producing the protein MRAFVLTSYGGPEHTVLTDVPQPSPRAGELLIRVRAAGLNPVDYKTRAGRLRVIRRYPLPIVMGNELSGVVEDLGPGARRFAKGDRVFARVDRDTMGALAELAVVHEEHVARMPTSVDFPAAAAVPLAALTALQALRDELHVRAGQRVFIPGGAGGVGTFAIQIAKLLGAHVATTASPRGQALVARLGADVVIDYTRQRFEEKVSGYDSAFDLLGGDTLARLWSTLKPGGRVVSIAGRPEPVTARKDLKRGSGLAALFWIASLTTRFRAARRGISYRYLFMHPSGADLAYLASLIDDKKLEVIIDRVFPFAEVKEAVAYLETGHAKGKVVVAMN
- a CDS encoding tetratricopeptide repeat protein, whose product is MPDATQSDQQARALFNRAEINFNLGRFRAAMADYQLAYQAEPLPGFVFNIAQCYRNLDDYDRAGFFFRRYLALDRSSPRRAQVEALISEMESRKKTGGDPALALADVRPPPTADRLPISLDEAPNGGVAAGQDDRPGVFRRRWFWATVGGVLAASALTAALLLDRDRASDGLMPIDARGK